Proteins found in one Halobaculum sp. MBLA0147 genomic segment:
- a CDS encoding acyl-CoA carboxylase subunit beta: MDDRIEELRERRREAEKGGGEERIQSQHDKGKMTARERIDYFLDDDTFHEFDQFRTHRTHTFGMEEKQYYGDGVVTGYGEVNGRTVFVFAHDFTVLGGSLGEVFAEKVCKVMDRAMDVGAPVVGLNDSAGARIQEGVSSLAGFAEIFRRNTEASGVIPQLSGIMGPCAGGAVYSPAITDFVFMVQDTSHMFITGPDVIETVTGEEVTFEELGGAQTHASTSGVAHFAEPSEEELLDDMRRLLSYLPQNNVEDPPRVDPWDDPERRDEELNEIVPDEPRKPYDVTNVVTSVVDEGSFFETHEGFAKNLVTGFARLDGHSIGVVANQPRVNAGTLDIESSQKGARFVRFCDAFNVPILTFVDVPGFMPGTDQEHNGIIRHGAKLLYAYSEATVPLMTVITRKAYGGAYDVMASKHIGGDVNYAWPTAEIAVMGPKGAVNILYDDELEEAEDTERRRQELIDEYREEFANPYTAADRGFLDDVIEPTETRPRLIDDLSMLASKRDEQPDKKHGNIPI; encoded by the coding sequence GCCCGCGAGCGGATCGACTACTTCCTCGACGACGACACGTTCCACGAGTTCGACCAGTTCCGCACCCACCGAACGCACACGTTCGGGATGGAGGAGAAGCAGTACTACGGCGACGGCGTCGTCACCGGCTACGGCGAGGTGAACGGCCGGACCGTGTTCGTGTTCGCCCACGACTTCACCGTCCTCGGCGGCTCGCTGGGCGAGGTGTTCGCCGAGAAGGTGTGTAAGGTGATGGACCGCGCGATGGACGTGGGTGCGCCGGTCGTCGGGCTCAACGACTCCGCCGGCGCCCGCATCCAGGAGGGCGTCTCCTCGCTGGCCGGGTTCGCGGAGATCTTCCGACGCAACACGGAGGCGTCGGGCGTGATCCCGCAGTTGTCGGGGATCATGGGGCCGTGTGCCGGCGGCGCGGTGTACTCCCCGGCGATCACGGACTTCGTGTTCATGGTGCAGGACACGAGTCACATGTTCATCACCGGGCCGGACGTGATCGAGACGGTCACCGGCGAGGAGGTCACCTTCGAGGAGTTGGGTGGCGCACAGACCCACGCCAGTACCTCCGGGGTCGCACACTTCGCGGAGCCGAGCGAGGAGGAGCTGTTGGACGACATGCGGCGACTGCTCTCGTATCTCCCGCAGAACAACGTCGAGGATCCGCCACGCGTCGACCCGTGGGACGACCCCGAGCGCCGCGACGAGGAACTCAACGAGATCGTCCCGGACGAACCGCGGAAGCCGTACGACGTGACGAACGTGGTCACGTCCGTCGTCGACGAGGGGTCGTTCTTCGAGACCCACGAGGGGTTCGCGAAGAACCTCGTCACCGGGTTCGCGCGACTGGACGGCCACTCGATCGGCGTCGTCGCGAACCAGCCGCGCGTGAACGCGGGGACGTTGGACATCGAGTCCAGTCAGAAGGGGGCGCGGTTCGTGCGGTTCTGTGACGCGTTCAACGTGCCGATCCTCACCTTCGTGGACGTGCCCGGGTTCATGCCCGGGACGGACCAGGAACACAACGGGATCATCCGCCACGGCGCGAAGCTGTTGTACGCCTACAGCGAGGCGACGGTGCCGCTGATGACGGTCATCACGCGGAAGGCGTACGGCGGTGCCTACGACGTGATGGCGTCGAAACACATCGGCGGCGACGTGAACTACGCGTGGCCGACGGCGGAGATCGCCGTGATGGGGCCGAAAGGGGCGGTGAACATCCTCTACGACGACGAACTCGAGGAGGCCGAGGACACCGAACGGCGGCGCCAGGAGCTGATCGACGAGTACCGCGAGGAGTTCGCGAACCCGTACACGGCGGCGGACCGCGGGTTCTTAGACGACGTGATCGAGCCGACGGAGACGCGCCCGCGACTGATCGACGACCTGTCGATGCTCGCGAGCAAGCGCGACGAGCAGCCGGACAAGAAACACGGCAACATCCCGATCTGA
- a CDS encoding acc operon protein, translated as MAAALDVPGDATADEAAAITAVVGAHLRDQVAAAAAAAAASEDADTGWDGERWRFAGRLEGIGRPAGRVPDGAPDDEWAASGRSDRF; from the coding sequence TTGGCGGCGGCACTCGACGTGCCGGGCGACGCCACCGCGGACGAGGCGGCGGCGATCACGGCCGTCGTGGGGGCCCACCTCCGCGATCAGGTCGCCGCGGCGGCGGCAGCGGCCGCGGCGAGCGAGGACGCCGACACCGGCTGGGACGGCGAGCGCTGGCGGTTCGCCGGTCGCTTGGAGGGCATCGGTCGTCCGGCGGGACGCGTCCCCGACGGCGCGCCCGACGACGAGTGGGCTGCCTCGGGTCGCAGCGACCGGTTCTAG